A region from the Nostoc sp. HK-01 genome encodes:
- a CDS encoding microcompartment protein: MDTYNKQSLSTVRASHRRDRDNFKDTALGLVSTLSFPAIVGTADMMLKSAGVHLVGYEKIGSGHCTAIVRGGIADVRLAVESGVQTAEQFGQLVSSLVIPRPFPNLDVVLPITNRLSKYMEEGSYSRLSNLAIGLVETRGFPAMVGACDAMLKSADVQLAAYEKIGAGLCTAIIRGSVANVAVAVEAGMYEAERIGELNAVMVIPRPLDELEQTLPVASCWIEERQPIKMPVNIKEQVAELEILQLPDLAKLPAKVTEELWNDE; encoded by the coding sequence ATGGACACATATAATAAACAGTCTCTTAGCACTGTTCGGGCATCGCATCGGCGAGACAGAGATAACTTCAAGGATACTGCCTTGGGTTTAGTATCTACCCTCAGCTTTCCGGCAATCGTCGGAACTGCTGACATGATGTTGAAATCCGCTGGAGTTCATCTGGTTGGATATGAAAAAATTGGTAGTGGTCACTGTACAGCTATTGTTCGAGGTGGCATAGCTGATGTGCGTTTAGCAGTTGAGTCAGGTGTACAAACGGCTGAACAGTTTGGTCAATTGGTTTCTAGTTTGGTGATTCCTCGCCCTTTTCCTAATCTGGATGTAGTGCTGCCCATTACTAATAGATTAAGTAAATATATGGAAGAAGGAAGTTATAGCCGGTTGAGTAACCTCGCTATTGGACTCGTGGAAACACGGGGATTTCCAGCGATGGTAGGAGCTTGCGATGCCATGTTGAAATCAGCTGATGTGCAGTTAGCAGCCTATGAAAAAATTGGTGCGGGGTTATGTACAGCCATTATTCGTGGCTCTGTGGCTAATGTCGCGGTAGCAGTGGAAGCTGGAATGTATGAAGCAGAACGGATTGGGGAATTGAATGCTGTGATGGTGATTCCTCGGCCATTGGATGAATTAGAACAAACCTTACCTGTTGCAAGTTGTTGGATAGAAGAACGGCAACCAATTAAGATGCCTGTGAATATTAAGGAGCAAGTCGCTGAGTTAGAGATACTCCAGTTGCCTGATTTAGCTAAGTTACCTGCAAAAGTTACCGAAGAATTATGGAATGATGAATGA
- a CDS encoding transcriptional regulator LysR family protein: MNQATLHQLKVFEAAARHGSFTRAAEELFLTQPTVSMQIKQLTKSVGLPLFEQVGKRLYLTEAGRELFATCRQIFETIAQFEMKVADLKGLKQGQLRLAVITTAKYFIPRLLGPFCQRYPGIDISLQVTNHEKIIERMMNNLDDLYIMSQVPEHLDVNCEPFLDNPLVVFAPVNHPLAKEKNISIQELNNQPFIMREPGSGTRRAVQALLEEHGITVNVKLELGSNEAIKQAIAGGLGISVLSRHTLLSDASEFSILDVQHFPIKRAWYMVYPAGKQLSIVARTYYEYLLDAAKTFVEQTEIPVYSTVD; the protein is encoded by the coding sequence TTGAACCAAGCGACGCTACACCAGTTGAAGGTATTTGAGGCGGCGGCTCGACATGGTAGCTTTACTCGTGCTGCGGAAGAATTATTTCTTACCCAGCCTACAGTTTCCATGCAAATCAAGCAATTAACAAAATCTGTGGGCTTACCATTATTTGAGCAGGTTGGGAAACGCTTGTATTTGACGGAAGCGGGTAGAGAACTTTTTGCTACTTGTCGACAAATTTTTGAAACTATCGCTCAGTTTGAGATGAAGGTTGCTGATTTAAAAGGGCTAAAACAAGGGCAATTACGTTTAGCAGTTATCACCACAGCCAAGTATTTTATTCCACGTCTATTAGGCCCATTTTGTCAGCGTTACCCAGGAATTGATATTTCCTTGCAAGTAACAAATCACGAAAAAATTATTGAGAGGATGATGAATAACCTGGATGACTTGTATATTATGAGTCAGGTTCCAGAACATTTGGATGTGAATTGTGAACCGTTTTTAGACAACCCTTTGGTAGTTTTTGCTCCGGTGAATCATCCCCTAGCAAAGGAAAAAAATATCTCAATTCAAGAGCTAAATAATCAACCTTTTATTATGCGAGAACCAGGTTCAGGTACTCGCCGTGCTGTGCAGGCTCTATTAGAAGAACACGGGATAACAGTGAATGTAAAGCTGGAATTGGGGAGTAATGAAGCTATTAAGCAAGCGATCGCCGGAGGTTTAGGAATCTCTGTGTTATCTCGTCATACTTTACTCTCAGATGCCTCGGAGTTTAGCATTTTAGATGTGCAGCACTTTCCCATTAAGCGAGCTTGGTACATGGTTTATCCGGCAGGTAAACAGCTATCAATTGTAGCTCGTACCTATTATGAGTATTTGCTGGATGCGGCAAAGACATTTGTTGAGCAGACTGAAATTCCTGTTTATAGTACTGTTGATTGA
- a CDS encoding hexapeptide repeat-containing transferase — MSVPPLRLHNHFEPYISGDVTIHPSAVLAPGVILQAATNSKIIIGTGVCIGMGSILQVNEGTLEVEAGANLGAGFLMVGAGKIGTNACIGAATTVFNCSVEPGRVVPPSSVLGDTSRQISLSQTQEPLTNNAVSPNLQEQQPEENNFVGSQEKPISISSTNLSASAFLELNHQSISIPQPSPTPSAQPPPPEQDETAAGSSEISADNSESSDIFGTQIYGQGSIHRLLTTLFPHRQSLNNPKSDEPPE; from the coding sequence ATGTCTGTGCCGCCACTACGCCTCCACAATCACTTTGAGCCTTACATTAGTGGCGATGTGACTATTCATCCCAGTGCGGTGTTAGCACCTGGCGTGATACTCCAAGCAGCTACCAACAGTAAAATCATTATTGGCACTGGTGTCTGTATTGGTATGGGGTCAATTCTCCAAGTCAATGAAGGAACCCTAGAAGTAGAAGCAGGTGCTAACTTGGGGGCTGGTTTTTTGATGGTAGGAGCAGGCAAAATTGGTACTAATGCTTGTATTGGTGCAGCAACAACAGTTTTTAATTGTTCTGTAGAACCGGGAAGAGTAGTACCACCAAGCTCAGTGTTAGGAGATACTAGCCGTCAGATTAGTCTGTCCCAAACACAAGAGCCACTAACTAATAACGCTGTTTCTCCTAATCTCCAAGAGCAACAACCAGAGGAGAATAATTTTGTGGGAAGTCAGGAAAAACCTATTTCTATTTCCTCAACTAATCTTTCTGCTTCTGCTTTCTTGGAGTTAAACCACCAGTCTATTTCAATTCCTCAACCTTCGCCCACACCCTCTGCTCAACCACCACCGCCTGAGCAAGATGAAACTGCTGCTGGTTCATCAGAAATTAGTGCGGATAACTCTGAATCTTCGGATATTTTTGGAACTCAAATTTATGGGCAAGGTAGTATTCACAGGCTATTAACGACATTATTTCCCCATAGACAATCCTTGAACAATCCTAAGTCTGACGAACCACCCGAATAA